One region of Streptomyces davaonensis JCM 4913 genomic DNA includes:
- a CDS encoding helix-turn-helix transcriptional regulator — MTDRRLWSYKEIAAHIRVQPDTVRSYRKHGLLPPPDHVEGGKPFWYADTVRAWVAARPGNRGRRED, encoded by the coding sequence ATGACCGACCGACGGCTCTGGTCCTACAAGGAGATCGCGGCGCACATCCGCGTGCAGCCCGACACCGTGCGGTCCTATCGCAAGCACGGTCTGCTGCCCCCGCCTGACCACGTGGAGGGCGGCAAGCCCTTCTGGTACGCCGACACGGTGCGCGCCTGGGTCGCCGCCCGCCCCGGCAACCGCGGCCGAAGAGAGGACTGA
- the iolC gene encoding 5-dehydro-2-deoxygluconokinase translates to MAYDLITMGRIGVDLYPLQTGVPLPQVTSFGKFLGGSATNVAVAAARLGRNTAVITRTGDDPFGTYLHEALHDFGVDDRWVTPVQGLPTPVTFCEVFPPDDFPLYFYRQPKAPDLEIDAHELDLDEIREARIFWVTGTGLSEEPSRTATLAALAHRAKSGTTVFDLDWRPMFWKNPDDARPFYREALRHTTVAVGNLDEVEVATGVRDPHAAARALLDAGVELAVVKQGPKGVLAVHRNGDQAEVPPLPVKVLNGLGAGDAFGGTLCHGLLNAWDLETLMRHANAAGAIVASRLECSSAMPTREEVEAALTAGAVLAQPTQPPAPAEGEAEADR, encoded by the coding sequence ATGGCGTACGACCTGATCACCATGGGGCGGATCGGCGTGGACCTGTATCCGTTGCAGACGGGCGTCCCCCTGCCGCAGGTCACCTCCTTCGGCAAGTTCCTCGGCGGTTCGGCGACCAACGTCGCGGTCGCCGCCGCCCGCCTGGGCCGGAACACCGCCGTGATCACCCGCACCGGCGACGACCCCTTCGGCACCTATCTGCACGAGGCCCTGCACGACTTCGGCGTCGACGACCGCTGGGTCACCCCGGTCCAGGGCCTGCCGACCCCGGTCACCTTCTGCGAGGTGTTCCCGCCGGACGACTTCCCGCTGTACTTCTACCGGCAGCCCAAGGCGCCGGACCTGGAGATCGATGCCCACGAACTCGACCTGGACGAGATCCGGGAAGCGAGGATCTTCTGGGTGACGGGAACGGGCCTGAGCGAGGAGCCCAGCCGTACGGCGACGCTGGCGGCCCTGGCGCACCGGGCGAAGTCGGGCACGACGGTCTTCGACCTCGACTGGCGCCCGATGTTCTGGAAGAACCCGGACGACGCCCGCCCCTTCTACCGCGAGGCACTGCGCCACACCACGGTCGCCGTAGGCAACCTGGACGAGGTGGAAGTAGCCACGGGAGTGCGCGACCCGCACGCGGCGGCCCGAGCCCTGCTGGACGCCGGCGTGGAACTGGCGGTGGTGAAGCAGGGCCCCAAGGGAGTCCTGGCCGTACACCGCAACGGCGACCAGGCAGAGGTCCCGCCCCTCCCGGTGAAGGTCCTCAACGGCCTGGGCGCGGGCGACGCCTTCGGCGGCACCCTCTGCCACGGCCTCCTCAACGCCTGGGACCTGGAAACCCTGATGCGCCACGCCAACGCGGCCGGCGCGATCGTCGCCTCCCGCCTGGAGTGCTCGTCGGCCATGCCGACACGGGAAGAGGTAGAGGCGGCGCTCACAGCAGGAGCGGTACTAGCGCAACCAACCCAGCCACCCGCACCCGCCGAAGGCGAAGCCGAGGCCGACCGGTGA
- a CDS encoding Cgl0159 family (beta/alpha)8-fold protein, with protein sequence MTVNVAELVRTRTRHPEAIAEAAARRRRRPLLGDSGRLMIVAADHPARGALGVGDRKFAMANRADLLERLCLALSRPGVDGVLATADILDDLLLLGALDDRVVMGSMNRGGLQGASFELDDRFTGHRPEDIRRLNFDAGKLLLRIDYDDPGSLNTLESTARAVDEMAARQLPLFVEPFISRRTPDGKLSNDLSAEAVTRSIAIASGLGGSSAYTWLKVPVTANPDDMAQVMETSTLPAVLLGGDVGDDQEAAYEKWRGALQLPTVRGLVVGRSLLYPADGDVAAAVDTAVGLL encoded by the coding sequence GTGACCGTCAACGTCGCGGAACTCGTCCGCACCCGCACCAGGCACCCTGAGGCCATCGCCGAAGCCGCGGCCCGCCGCAGACGACGCCCGCTGCTGGGCGACTCCGGCCGCCTCATGATCGTCGCCGCCGACCACCCTGCCCGCGGAGCCCTGGGAGTAGGCGACCGCAAGTTCGCCATGGCCAACCGGGCCGACCTCCTCGAACGCCTCTGCCTGGCCCTCTCCCGCCCAGGCGTGGACGGAGTCCTGGCCACCGCCGACATCCTCGACGACCTCCTCCTGCTCGGCGCCCTCGACGACCGAGTGGTCATGGGCTCCATGAACCGCGGCGGCCTCCAAGGCGCCAGCTTCGAACTCGACGACCGCTTCACCGGCCACCGCCCCGAGGACATCCGCCGCCTGAACTTCGACGCCGGAAAGCTCCTCCTGCGCATCGACTACGACGACCCGGGCTCCCTGAACACCCTGGAGTCCACCGCCCGCGCCGTCGACGAGATGGCGGCCCGGCAACTCCCGCTGTTCGTCGAGCCGTTCATCAGCCGTCGCACGCCCGACGGGAAACTGAGCAACGATCTCTCCGCCGAAGCCGTCACCCGCTCCATCGCCATCGCCTCGGGCCTCGGCGGCAGTTCGGCCTACACCTGGCTCAAGGTCCCGGTCACCGCCAACCCGGACGACATGGCCCAGGTCATGGAGACCTCGACGCTGCCCGCCGTACTGCTCGGCGGCGATGTCGGAGACGATCAGGAGGCCGCGTACGAGAAGTGGCGCGGCGCCCTCCAACTCCCCACCGTGCGCGGCCTGGTGGTCGGCCGTTCGCTGCTGTACCCGGCGGACGGCGACGTGGCCGCCGCCGTGGACACCGCCGTAGGACTGCTGTGA
- the iolB gene encoding 5-deoxy-glucuronate isomerase, protein MTTTNRDRELYVPKGTTADAEHTLSIDPKRAGWTYCALRIVELEPGATHTFDAGDSEWIVLPLNGGCTVRTEQHEFQLLGRESVFASVTDFAYVPRDARAQIASGAGGRFALAGARCERRLPARYGPAPEVPMEERGSGNRLRHVRNFASADAFECDQLIAVEVITPGGNWSSYPPHKHDEHRPGEETELEEIYYFEIDGPHGFGYQRVSPSREGGSDVLAEVRSGDVVLVPDGWHGPSIAQPGHDMYYLNVMAGPGETREWRICFHPDHTEGYR, encoded by the coding sequence ATGACGACGACGAACAGGGACAGGGAGCTGTACGTCCCCAAGGGCACGACGGCGGACGCGGAGCACACGCTCAGCATTGATCCCAAGCGGGCCGGTTGGACCTACTGCGCGCTGCGGATCGTGGAGCTGGAGCCGGGCGCCACACACACCTTCGACGCCGGGGACAGCGAGTGGATCGTGCTGCCCCTCAACGGCGGTTGTACGGTGCGAACAGAACAGCACGAGTTCCAACTCCTGGGCCGGGAAAGCGTCTTCGCGTCGGTCACCGACTTCGCGTACGTACCCCGAGACGCCCGGGCACAGATCGCCTCCGGCGCGGGTGGCCGCTTTGCTTTGGCAGGAGCAAGGTGCGAGCGACGACTCCCCGCCCGCTACGGCCCCGCGCCGGAGGTCCCCATGGAGGAGCGCGGCAGCGGCAACCGGCTGCGCCATGTGCGCAACTTCGCCTCCGCCGACGCCTTCGAGTGCGATCAGCTCATCGCGGTCGAGGTGATCACCCCCGGCGGCAACTGGTCCTCGTACCCGCCGCACAAGCACGACGAGCACCGGCCGGGGGAGGAGACTGAACTTGAGGAGATCTACTACTTCGAGATCGACGGCCCGCACGGCTTCGGCTACCAGCGCGTCTCCCCCTCCCGCGAGGGCGGCTCCGACGTACTCGCGGAGGTCCGCTCCGGTGATGTCGTCCTCGTCCCCGACGGCTGGCACGGCCCGTCGATCGCCCAGCCCGGCCATGACATGTACTACCTGAACGTGATGGCGGGCCCGGGGGAGACCCGGGAGTGGCGGATCTGTTTCCACCCCGACCACACGGAGGGCTACCGATGA
- the iolD gene encoding 3D-(3,5/4)-trihydroxycyclohexane-1,2-dione acylhydrolase (decyclizing) → MTTTRLTVAQALVRFLAAQYTERDGVRHRLIGATWGIFGHGNVAGLGQALVEHAEVMPYHQGRNEQSMVHAAVGYARQSNRLSTHAVTTSIGPGATNLVTGAALATINHLPVLLLPGDIFATRPADPVLQQLEVPYAGDISVNDCLRPVSKYFDRITRPEALIPAALQAARVLTDPVETGAVTLALPQDVQAEAYDWPEEFFAERVWTVRRPGADPTELAEAVTAIRTARRPLVVAGGGVHHSRAEEALAEFASVTGIPVASTQAGKGSLRHDHPQDVGGIGHTGTATADELARTADLVIGVGTRYTDFTTASGTLFQEPGVRFLNLNIAPYDGHKLGGLPLVADARSGLMELTEALQMHGHRVADAYRAQYAEDKELWEQRVDACFEAAEPDVRPTQPQVVGALDAIVDETDVIINAAGSLPGDLHKLWRARSADQYHLEYGYSCMGYEIPAAIGVKLAAPERNVWALVGDGTYLMMPTEIVTAVQEGVAIKMLLVQNHGYASIGGLSESVGGERFGTAYRFPSDDGTYTGAPLPVDLAANAASLGMRVLRAKTVRDLRAALAEARAADTPTCVYVETETADTVSGAPEAQAWWDVPVAETATRPSAVKARELYERHVSTRRRHM, encoded by the coding sequence ATGACGACGACCCGGCTGACCGTCGCCCAGGCACTGGTCCGCTTCCTCGCCGCCCAGTACACCGAGCGCGACGGCGTACGACACCGGCTGATCGGCGCGACCTGGGGCATCTTCGGCCACGGGAACGTCGCCGGGCTCGGCCAGGCGCTCGTCGAGCACGCCGAGGTGATGCCGTACCACCAGGGCCGCAACGAGCAGTCCATGGTGCACGCGGCCGTCGGCTACGCCCGTCAGTCGAACCGGCTGTCCACCCACGCGGTGACGACGTCGATCGGCCCGGGCGCGACCAACCTGGTCACCGGCGCCGCCCTCGCGACTATCAACCACCTCCCGGTCCTCCTGCTGCCCGGCGACATCTTCGCCACCCGCCCGGCCGACCCGGTGCTCCAGCAGCTCGAAGTGCCGTACGCGGGCGACATCAGCGTCAACGACTGTCTGCGCCCGGTGTCGAAGTACTTCGACCGGATCACCCGCCCCGAGGCCCTGATCCCGGCCGCCCTCCAGGCCGCACGGGTGCTCACCGACCCCGTCGAGACCGGCGCCGTCACCCTCGCCCTGCCGCAGGACGTGCAGGCCGAGGCGTACGACTGGCCGGAGGAGTTCTTCGCCGAGCGCGTCTGGACGGTCCGCCGGCCGGGCGCCGACCCGACCGAGCTGGCCGAGGCCGTGACGGCGATCCGCACCGCCCGCCGGCCCCTGGTCGTCGCGGGCGGCGGAGTCCATCACAGCCGCGCCGAGGAGGCCCTCGCCGAGTTCGCGTCCGTCACCGGCATCCCGGTCGCCTCCACCCAGGCCGGCAAGGGCTCGCTGCGCCACGACCACCCCCAGGACGTCGGCGGCATCGGCCACACCGGCACCGCCACCGCCGACGAACTGGCCCGCACCGCCGACCTGGTGATCGGCGTGGGCACCCGGTACACCGACTTCACCACCGCCTCCGGCACCCTCTTCCAGGAGCCGGGCGTCCGCTTCCTCAACCTCAACATCGCCCCCTACGACGGCCACAAGCTCGGCGGGCTGCCGCTGGTCGCGGACGCCCGCAGCGGCCTGATGGAGCTCACCGAGGCGCTCCAGATGCACGGCCACCGGGTCGCCGACGCCTATCGCGCCCAGTACGCCGAGGACAAGGAGCTCTGGGAGCAGCGCGTCGACGCCTGCTTCGAGGCCGCCGAGCCGGACGTACGACCCACGCAGCCGCAGGTCGTCGGCGCGCTGGACGCGATCGTCGACGAGACGGACGTGATCATCAACGCGGCAGGTTCGCTCCCGGGCGACCTGCACAAGCTGTGGCGGGCCCGCTCGGCCGACCAGTACCACCTGGAGTACGGCTACTCCTGCATGGGCTACGAGATCCCGGCCGCGATCGGCGTAAAGCTCGCCGCTCCCGAGCGCAACGTCTGGGCGCTGGTCGGCGACGGCACGTATCTGATGATGCCGACCGAGATCGTCACCGCCGTGCAGGAGGGCGTCGCCATCAAGATGCTGCTCGTGCAGAACCACGGGTACGCGTCCATCGGCGGGCTCTCGGAGTCGGTGGGCGGCGAGCGGTTCGGCACCGCCTACCGCTTCCCGTCCGACGACGGCACCTATACGGGCGCCCCGCTCCCCGTCGATCTCGCCGCCAACGCGGCCAGCCTCGGCATGCGCGTGCTGCGCGCGAAAACCGTCCGGGACCTGCGCGCGGCGCTCGCCGAGGCGCGGGCCGCCGACACTCCCACATGTGTCTACGTGGAGACCGAAACGGCAGACACAGTGTCGGGCGCGCCCGAAGCGCAGGCCTGGTGGGATGTTCCTGTGGCCGAGACCGCGACCCGACCGTCGGCGGTCAAGGCCCGTGAGCTGTACGAACGGCACGTCTCCACCCGACGCCGCCACATGTGA
- the mmsA gene encoding CoA-acylating methylmalonate-semialdehyde dehydrogenase codes for MTKIVNHWIGGKTAEGASGNYGPVTDPATGAVTTKVAFASVDEVDAAVAAAKEAYLTWGQSSLAQRTTILFKFRALLDANRDAIAELITAEHGKVHSDALGEVARGLEIVDLACGINVQLKGELSTQVASRVDVSSIRQPLGVVAGITPFNFPAMVPMWMFPIAIACGNTFVLKPSEKDPSAAIKLAELLAEAGLPDGVFNVVHGDKVAVDRLLEHPDVKAVSFVGSTPIARYIHTTASANGKRVQALGGAKNHMLVLPDADLDAAADAAVSAAYGSAGERCMAISAVVAVGSIGDELVEKIRERAEKIKIGPGNDPTSEMGPLITAVHRDKVASYVTNAASEGCEVVLDGTGYTVDGFEDGHWIGISLLDKVPTSAKAYTDEIFGPVLCVLRAETYEEGVALINSSPFGNGTAIFTRDGGAARRFQLEIEAGMVGVNVPIPVPVGYHSFGGWKDSLFGDHHIYGNDGTHFYTRGKVVTTRWPDPSEAPAGVDLGFPRNH; via the coding sequence ATGACGAAGATCGTCAACCACTGGATCGGCGGCAAGACCGCCGAAGGCGCGTCGGGCAACTACGGGCCGGTCACCGACCCGGCCACCGGCGCGGTCACCACGAAGGTCGCGTTCGCCTCGGTCGACGAGGTGGACGCCGCGGTCGCCGCCGCCAAGGAGGCGTACCTGACCTGGGGCCAGTCCTCGCTGGCCCAGCGCACCACGATTCTGTTCAAGTTCCGGGCGCTGCTGGACGCCAACCGGGACGCCATCGCCGAGCTGATCACCGCCGAGCACGGCAAGGTGCACTCCGACGCCCTGGGCGAGGTCGCGCGCGGCCTGGAGATCGTGGACCTGGCCTGCGGCATCAACGTGCAGCTGAAGGGCGAACTGTCGACGCAGGTGGCGAGCCGCGTCGACGTCTCCTCGATCCGCCAGCCGCTGGGCGTGGTCGCGGGCATCACGCCGTTCAATTTCCCAGCGATGGTCCCGATGTGGATGTTCCCGATCGCCATCGCGTGCGGCAACACCTTCGTGCTCAAGCCGAGCGAGAAGGACCCGTCGGCGGCCATCAAGCTCGCCGAACTGCTGGCGGAGGCCGGCCTGCCCGACGGCGTCTTCAACGTCGTCCACGGCGACAAGGTGGCCGTCGACCGCCTCCTTGAGCACCCCGACGTCAAGGCGGTGTCGTTCGTCGGCTCGACCCCGATCGCCCGCTACATCCACACCACCGCCTCCGCGAACGGCAAGCGGGTCCAGGCACTCGGCGGCGCCAAGAACCACATGCTGGTGCTGCCGGACGCCGACCTGGACGCGGCGGCGGACGCGGCCGTGTCCGCGGCCTACGGCTCGGCGGGCGAGCGCTGCATGGCGATCTCCGCGGTCGTGGCGGTCGGCTCGATCGGCGACGAGCTGGTGGAGAAGATCCGCGAGCGCGCCGAGAAGATCAAGATCGGCCCCGGCAACGACCCGACGAGCGAGATGGGCCCGCTGATCACGGCCGTGCACCGCGACAAGGTGGCGTCCTATGTGACCAACGCGGCCTCGGAGGGCTGCGAGGTCGTCCTGGACGGCACCGGCTACACGGTCGACGGCTTCGAGGACGGCCACTGGATCGGCATCTCGCTCCTGGACAAGGTGCCGACGAGCGCGAAGGCGTACACGGACGAGATCTTCGGCCCCGTCCTGTGCGTGCTGCGCGCGGAGACCTACGAGGAGGGCGTGGCCCTCATCAACAGCTCCCCGTTCGGCAACGGCACCGCGATCTTCACCCGGGACGGCGGCGCCGCCCGCCGCTTCCAGCTGGAGATCGAGGCCGGCATGGTCGGCGTGAACGTCCCGATCCCGGTCCCCGTCGGCTACCACAGCTTCGGCGGCTGGAAGGACTCCCTCTTCGGCGACCACCACATCTACGGCAACGACGGCACGCACTTCTACACCCGCGGCAAGGTCGTCACCACCCGCTGGCCGGACCCGTCCGAGGCCCCGGCAGGCGTCGACCTGGGCTTCCCGCGCAACCACTGA
- a CDS encoding lipoprotein produces MKLRHTTVWVGLTAAALVAATGCGSEAAKDTADKAADAVTNTDKIMAALARATDRTEELGSAEVSMSTDLGTGTPIAMDGTYSWGNGMAYDIQMDTKAAQMESLQDDPTIHCLLVDGVYYYDVDPQASGPIAGKEWIKVDSSAVFGESGSQAYKGGGDSGNPTASLKGLKYADDVEDLGTETINGQSTTHYRAVLDQEDMGQFKEAYSGEDSMLGDMTGGASTMEMDIWVNDKDLPVRLKQVMGSMTVSMDFAKFGATKDIDAPPAGQTADLTEALKEANGQQ; encoded by the coding sequence ATGAAGCTGAGGCACACCACGGTCTGGGTGGGGCTCACGGCGGCGGCTCTGGTGGCCGCCACCGGGTGCGGCTCCGAGGCGGCCAAGGACACGGCGGACAAGGCGGCCGACGCGGTCACCAACACCGACAAGATCATGGCGGCGCTCGCCCGCGCCACCGACCGGACCGAGGAGCTGGGCTCGGCCGAGGTGAGCATGTCCACCGACCTGGGCACCGGCACGCCGATAGCCATGGACGGCACCTACTCGTGGGGCAACGGCATGGCCTACGACATCCAGATGGACACCAAGGCCGCCCAGATGGAGTCCCTCCAGGACGACCCGACCATCCACTGTCTGCTCGTCGACGGCGTCTACTACTACGACGTCGACCCGCAGGCCTCCGGCCCGATCGCGGGCAAGGAGTGGATAAAGGTCGACTCCTCCGCCGTGTTCGGCGAGAGCGGCAGCCAGGCCTACAAGGGCGGCGGCGACAGCGGCAACCCGACGGCCTCCCTGAAGGGCCTCAAGTACGCCGACGACGTCGAGGACCTCGGCACCGAGACGATCAACGGCCAGAGCACCACCCACTACCGCGCGGTGCTCGACCAGGAGGACATGGGCCAGTTCAAGGAGGCCTACAGCGGCGAGGACAGCATGCTGGGCGACATGACCGGCGGCGCCAGCACCATGGAAATGGACATCTGGGTCAACGACAAGGACCTGCCGGTCCGGCTCAAGCAGGTCATGGGCTCCATGACGGTCTCCATGGACTTCGCCAAGTTCGGCGCCACCAAGGACATCGACGCCCCGCCGGCCGGTCAGACCGCCGACCTGACCGAGGCCCTCAAGGAGGCCAACGGCCAGCAGTGA
- a CDS encoding APC family permease — protein sequence MTDTLEKSPVTDDASVTGSVPTPELKRSIGVVGGTLLTLSCVTPASTLFVVVPDLFGSLGTATALTIAIGSLLCIAVAFCYSELGTLIPSAGGEYAMVTTLAGRLAGWLVFVLSLLVVMIVPPVIAMGTADYLAPIVDLDPAMAGAGVMLLATLAGLLDLRANAWITGVFLVLEVIAAAVVAVLGFAHAERGPDSLVSLQVAGADGGPDTVTAMLIVSGLAIALFVTQGFSTAVYLSEELENPRRNVARTVLATLGISAVIILVPVIGITLGASDLAELTGGDIGSMVTAWSSSAVGTFVSLCVALAIINAGIVMVIQNSRVLFASARDKAWPQPVNTVFAKLGRFGSPWVATLAVGIPGAALCFVDLDTLYGVTGVSVTGMYLLVAVAALLSRRGAHRHTSAWRMPLWPAMPVLLIVVLAYILTQQETEYLLWTGGITAAATLYWALYLRPRRDTRWLVSLPSDEAP from the coding sequence ATGACCGACACGCTGGAGAAGTCTCCCGTCACCGATGACGCATCGGTCACAGGTTCGGTTCCGACACCGGAACTGAAGCGATCCATCGGCGTCGTCGGCGGCACGCTGCTCACGCTCTCCTGCGTGACCCCGGCCTCCACCCTCTTCGTGGTGGTCCCCGACCTGTTCGGCTCGCTCGGCACCGCCACCGCCCTCACCATCGCGATCGGCTCCCTGCTCTGTATCGCCGTGGCGTTCTGCTACTCCGAGCTCGGCACCCTGATCCCCAGCGCGGGCGGCGAGTACGCGATGGTCACCACGCTGGCCGGACGCCTCGCGGGCTGGCTCGTCTTCGTCCTCTCCCTCCTCGTCGTGATGATCGTGCCGCCCGTGATCGCGATGGGCACCGCCGACTATCTCGCCCCGATCGTCGACCTCGACCCAGCGATGGCGGGCGCCGGAGTGATGCTGCTGGCCACCCTCGCCGGCCTTCTCGACCTGCGCGCCAACGCCTGGATCACCGGTGTCTTCCTGGTCCTGGAGGTCATCGCGGCGGCCGTCGTCGCGGTCCTCGGCTTCGCCCACGCCGAGCGCGGCCCGGACAGCCTGGTCTCGCTCCAGGTCGCGGGCGCGGACGGCGGCCCGGACACCGTGACGGCCATGCTGATCGTCTCCGGTCTCGCCATCGCCCTCTTCGTCACCCAGGGCTTCTCCACCGCCGTCTACCTCTCCGAGGAACTGGAGAACCCGCGCAGGAACGTCGCCCGTACGGTGCTGGCCACCCTCGGCATCTCCGCGGTGATCATCCTGGTCCCGGTCATCGGCATCACCCTCGGCGCCTCCGACCTCGCCGAACTGACCGGCGGCGACATCGGCTCCATGGTCACCGCCTGGTCCAGCTCGGCGGTCGGCACCTTCGTCAGCCTCTGCGTGGCCCTCGCGATCATCAACGCGGGCATCGTCATGGTCATCCAGAACTCCCGCGTCCTGTTCGCCTCCGCCCGCGACAAGGCCTGGCCCCAGCCGGTGAACACGGTCTTCGCCAAGCTCGGCCGCTTCGGCTCCCCGTGGGTCGCGACCCTGGCGGTGGGCATCCCCGGCGCGGCCCTGTGCTTCGTCGACCTGGACACCCTCTACGGCGTGACCGGCGTCTCGGTGACCGGCATGTACCTCCTGGTGGCGGTGGCCGCCCTCCTCTCCCGCCGAGGCGCCCACCGCCACACCTCCGCCTGGCGCATGCCCCTGTGGCCCGCGATGCCGGTCCTGCTGATCGTGGTCCTGGCCTACATCCTGACCCAGCAGGAGACGGAGTACCTGCTGTGGACGGGCGGCATCACGGCGGCGGCCACGCTGTACTGGGCGCTGTACCTGCGCCCGAGGCGGGACACCCGCTGGCTGGTGTCACTCCCGTCGGACGAAGCTCCCTAG
- a CDS encoding condensation domain-containing protein, with amino-acid sequence MRITDIQRCEVRPGQLVEWTLSPATVARAALLPDDARPPAYIQESHIKTARTVREDGLFVPTWLGTAFDIPGRVDLDALQDALRDWTLRHETLRSGFRPDGDELRRFTLGTREVSLHREVVGDFDDAGELVRHLQNRFDVAADALRWPNLIYAAVVRDDGASVYMAFDHSNVDAYSIHRIPAEIHELYAAGVAGRAVEQPPVSSYIDFCEIERADADRIDAGHEIVGRWREFIGRCDGRLPGFPVDLGLEPGGPLPEQKLMSEPLVNAEDAAAFEAYCRPYGGSLVGLLAATALIVREIGGQSVYRTVVPFHTRVKSRWSESVGWYVGGAPIEVPLVPVPDFAGALRSVREQLHGARPLARMPLARVLALLGADFRPTSPDLYSIVSYLDARGIPGAADWAELSAYGLIRVSYGDQVCVWVNRLHEGLWFAGRYPDTDVAYKNMSLYVERLRDLIAGVRG; translated from the coding sequence GTGCGCATCACCGACATTCAGCGCTGCGAGGTCCGGCCCGGACAGCTCGTCGAGTGGACGCTCAGTCCGGCGACCGTCGCGAGAGCCGCGCTGCTGCCGGACGACGCACGGCCACCGGCGTACATCCAGGAGTCGCACATCAAGACCGCCCGGACCGTGCGCGAGGACGGTCTGTTCGTCCCGACCTGGCTGGGCACCGCCTTCGACATCCCGGGCCGGGTCGACCTCGACGCCCTCCAGGACGCCCTGCGCGACTGGACCCTGCGGCACGAGACGCTGCGCAGCGGCTTCCGGCCGGACGGGGACGAGCTGCGCCGGTTCACGCTCGGCACGCGGGAGGTGTCCCTGCACCGTGAGGTCGTCGGCGACTTCGACGACGCGGGCGAGCTGGTGCGGCACCTCCAGAACCGTTTCGACGTGGCCGCGGACGCGCTGCGCTGGCCGAACCTGATCTACGCGGCGGTCGTGCGGGACGACGGCGCCAGCGTGTACATGGCCTTCGACCACAGCAATGTGGACGCCTACTCCATCCACCGCATCCCCGCCGAGATCCACGAGCTCTACGCGGCGGGGGTCGCGGGCCGGGCCGTGGAGCAGCCGCCGGTGAGCAGTTACATCGACTTCTGCGAGATCGAGCGGGCGGACGCGGACCGGATCGACGCGGGGCACGAGATCGTCGGGCGCTGGCGGGAGTTCATCGGGCGCTGCGACGGGCGGCTGCCGGGGTTTCCGGTGGATCTCGGGTTGGAGCCCGGGGGACCGCTGCCCGAGCAGAAGCTGATGAGCGAGCCCCTCGTGAACGCGGAGGACGCCGCCGCGTTCGAGGCGTACTGCCGTCCCTACGGCGGCAGCCTGGTCGGCTTGCTTGCGGCGACCGCGCTGATCGTGCGGGAGATCGGCGGGCAGTCCGTCTATCGCACGGTCGTGCCCTTCCATACGCGGGTGAAGTCGCGGTGGTCGGAGTCCGTGGGGTGGTACGTCGGGGGTGCGCCGATCGAGGTGCCGCTGGTGCCGGTGCCGGACTTCGCGGGCGCGCTGAGGAGCGTGCGCGAGCAGCTGCACGGCGCGCGGCCGCTGGCGCGGATGCCGTTGGCTCGGGTGCTGGCGTTGTTGGGGGCGGACTTCCGGCCCACCTCGCCCGATCTGTACTCGATCGTTTCCTACCTCGACGCTCGGGGGATTCCCGGTGCGGCCGACTGGGCCGAGCTGTCGGCGTACGGGCTGATCAGGGTGTCGTACGGGGATCAGGTCTGTGTGTGGGTGAACCGGCTGCACGAGGGGTTGTGGTTCGCCGGCCGGTACCCGGACACGGATGTCGCCTACAAGAACATGTCGCTGTATGTGGAGCGGTTGCGTGACTTGATCGCGGGGGTTCGGGGCTAG